The nucleotide sequence GGTTTGCTGGTGCCAATGCAGCGCAAGTTGCGTGAAGTCAGCTATGCCTTAAACAAAATGAAAACCGGTAATATGTCATTGCGTCTTCCTGTAGAAGGAAGTGACGAAATGGCAACGCTGGCCTCTAGCTTTAACAATATGTCTGATCATATTCAGCGCCTGATTGAAGCCCAACGTGAATTGATGCGTGCGGTGTCGCATGAACTTCGTACACCAGTGGCGCGGATTCGTTTTGGTGTGGAAATGATGGCAGATGAAGATGATTACGATTATCGTCTGCAACAGGTCGAACAGATTGATAAAGATATTGAGGCGCTGAATACCCTGATTGACGAGATCATGACCTATGCCAAGCTAGAACAGGGCATGCCTTCGATCGAGTTTGAAAAGGTCAATCTGTTTGAAGTGCTGAATCAGGTAGCTCTGGAAACTGAAGCATTAAAAACCCAGAAAATCATTGAGCTACATTCAATGCCTGATGTGGTGGTTGAGGCAGAACACCGTTATCTGCATCGCGTAATTCAGAATCTGGTCGGCAATGCGGTGCGTTATTGCGACAATAAGGTGCTGATCAGTGGTGGTCTGGATCAGGATGGTCAGGCCTATGTCTCTGTTGAAGATGATGGCCCGGGAATTCCGGAAGTGGATCGTGCCCGGGTCTTTGAAGCCTTTGCCCGGCTGGATGACAGCCGCACCCGTGCTTCGGGTGGTTATGGTTTGGGTTTATCCATTGTCAGCCGGATTGCGTACTGGTTTGGTGGTACGATTCAGGTGGATCAAAGTCCGACGCTGGGTGGCGCGCGTTTTACCATGACCTGGCCGGCACAGCGTTATGTCAAGAAGAGTAAGCGCAAGATGCTAGAAAAAAAGCCTGAGGAAGCGAGTGATCATTTAGCTTGATATTGTATAAATGATTTTAGTCATAAAAAACGATGCATCGGCATCGTTTTTTATTAGGAGCGATTTTTATTCCTGAATGGTCGCATCAGGTTCAATGAGTGATTTACCCTCTTTTAAGCTTTGTAGCGCTTCAGAGTTAAAGTCGATCACCAGTTTGGTATTTTTCGCATCGACGTTATAACGCTGAATCAGTTTTTGGTCGCCTGATAACGTTTCGACTTTATATTCGTCAGCGATATTCATAATGCCATCCAGATTGATGCTGGAAGAAGCATGGTCCTCTTGAAAAAGTGCATGGATGTCACGTAAGTCAAAAGCCGCCTGGCTTATGTTGGGGTTTTTCTGGATGTAATTTTCTATATGTCGAACCAGTAATTGAGCAAATAAAAAATAATTAGGTCGATGGGAGAAGCGTAGAGACATGCAAGGACTCCTTATTGTTACTTTATTAATGTCATGATGTGGTTTAGAAATAGAAATAACATATTCTGAATCAGCCTGTTGAGCATGTTGCAAAAAGACACAATTGCCAATCCAAGATTACCAAGTAGCTGCAGGGGGTAAAGCAACAGTTAAATATAAAAAATCACATTAAATATCAAGTTAAATCAATTGGTTTGAAAGAAAAAATAGTTGTTAAAATAATTTTTTATTCGATTTAACTTGGATTCAATAGTGAAAAAGACTATATCTAAATGGGTAGGCGAGAAAAGCAGCTCATCGATCAGCCTATTTTCTGGAAGTGCTCTTTATAGAAAAATTAATAGATAATTAAAATTTAATTTGGGAAAACGATTAAAACGAATTCTGAATGATTAAAGTCAAATTAAATGCTGAAATGTCTAAAAAATCATCCCAAAGACTAAGGCTTATAAACTAGCAAGTGAAATCCAAAATCAGGTACAATTGGCGGGATTAATTTTGTGTTTGGTGTATTTGAAGGCCAATACATACATTCTTTGTTAACAAATAGGCCTGCCAGGAGTTATCCCCGCATGAGTGCTATTACTCCATACGAATGGGCAATTATTGCCT is from Acinetobacter lwoffii and encodes:
- the bfmS gene encoding sensor histidine kinase BfmS — translated: MFKHSIFLRIYAGLVILVVLVAVFGYLLVQIINYQRAQEYRESLTDGMAYIISEGVARQPNLQQKMDWVSDASDLLELPIHYVEASKVDITRAEGRRIAERKAVVRWDAESGIAYIVVGLRDDPGHYLYIKADSITERQMKALPVFILDYLVYYPGQEKEYLARIQDYFSYPVSIENVQNLPLDSEQIGRLRLDHSIILYRDSASIRGTTISIISPIPGSTSQVLVMGPVPLFNWMPFQLATGITLLSLFVLSLGVYGLLVPMQRKLREVSYALNKMKTGNMSLRLPVEGSDEMATLASSFNNMSDHIQRLIEAQRELMRAVSHELRTPVARIRFGVEMMADEDDYDYRLQQVEQIDKDIEALNTLIDEIMTYAKLEQGMPSIEFEKVNLFEVLNQVALETEALKTQKIIELHSMPDVVVEAEHRYLHRVIQNLVGNAVRYCDNKVLISGGLDQDGQAYVSVEDDGPGIPEVDRARVFEAFARLDDSRTRASGGYGLGLSIVSRIAYWFGGTIQVDQSPTLGGARFTMTWPAQRYVKKSKRKMLEKKPEEASDHLA